From Streptomyces yatensis, one genomic window encodes:
- a CDS encoding protein kinase domain-containing protein gives MALRAGDPESIGGYALERRLGRGGMGTVYLAQSQSGRRLALKVVHQQFADDDEFRVRFRQEVAAARRVSGAFTAAVVDADPHAVLPWMATSYVPGRTLAERVAADGPLRGAELRRLAIGLVEALRDIHRAGVVHRDLKPANIVLSEEGPRVIDFGISRAADHQTLTMTGRVMGTPPFMSPEQLRDPREVGPESDVFSLATVVVFAATGQSPFDADSPYMTAYHVVHKPPELDAVTGPLRDAVADCLSKEPSARPGLDELLERLRALPDEDADEDDTDDRGTGAVGSEGAAVPTEVGRAPRRTRLPRRRALVAAGAVAGLVAAVAGAVVVLKAGPGSGDRPDARPATGSSRNAALPSGWRPWQRTLTEPGDDDVVTRLEGTPQTVNGLSGRRCLASGAELYCGGSGVALTRLDARGRVIWHRPTKPDALIGVVDGLVLGTVGLSDGTARLEGYRTGDGERVWKTDIGGADQGAVFRRGRHPAVLTQSWDEETFQAVDARTGATLWSRRVGRGLTCSPDVVAGRPLADCRPMEDRADADTPSRLYALSPTTGAPRQIGTPDAGVSLAERSGHLLYLEQGDHDRFDYTDLLFLSPDGGPARRVKLPHGLSAQQTRPTLVGDTLYFVRQNGEVTAVTTAGKRLWSEPTEVEWLGSPVVSGRRNALYLATAAGRVVALDRGDGRVLWRGKARTDPGGVPAELTLSGDALTTVYGYDTVEAAGTDVSRVSRGG, from the coding sequence ATGGCACTGCGCGCCGGGGACCCGGAGTCCATCGGAGGCTACGCACTCGAACGGCGGCTCGGCCGCGGTGGGATGGGCACCGTGTATCTGGCCCAGTCGCAGTCGGGGCGGCGGCTGGCGCTGAAGGTGGTGCATCAGCAGTTCGCCGACGACGATGAGTTCCGGGTGCGGTTCCGGCAGGAGGTCGCGGCCGCCCGGCGGGTCAGCGGTGCGTTCACCGCGGCCGTCGTGGACGCCGACCCCCACGCCGTCCTCCCGTGGATGGCCACCTCGTACGTCCCCGGCCGCACCCTCGCCGAGCGGGTCGCGGCGGACGGTCCGCTGCGCGGTGCCGAGCTGCGGCGGCTGGCGATCGGGCTGGTGGAGGCGTTGCGGGACATCCATCGGGCGGGCGTGGTGCACCGGGATCTGAAACCGGCCAACATCGTGCTGTCCGAAGAGGGCCCCCGCGTCATCGACTTCGGCATCTCCCGGGCGGCGGACCACCAGACCCTGACCATGACGGGCCGGGTCATGGGCACGCCCCCGTTCATGTCCCCGGAGCAGCTGCGCGATCCGCGGGAGGTCGGACCGGAGTCCGATGTGTTCTCGCTGGCCACGGTGGTGGTGTTCGCGGCGACCGGCCAGAGCCCGTTCGACGCGGACAGCCCGTATATGACCGCCTATCACGTGGTGCACAAGCCGCCGGAACTGGACGCGGTGACCGGGCCGTTGCGCGACGCGGTCGCGGACTGCCTCAGCAAGGAGCCATCCGCACGTCCCGGGCTTGACGAGCTGCTGGAGCGGCTGCGGGCGCTGCCCGACGAGGACGCCGACGAGGACGATACGGACGATCGCGGCACAGGTGCCGTCGGTTCCGAGGGCGCCGCCGTGCCCACGGAGGTCGGCCGCGCGCCCCGCCGCACCCGCCTCCCGCGCCGCCGCGCCCTGGTGGCCGCCGGAGCCGTCGCGGGCCTGGTCGCCGCGGTCGCGGGAGCGGTCGTCGTCCTCAAGGCCGGGCCCGGATCCGGCGACCGGCCGGACGCCCGCCCCGCCACCGGCTCATCGCGGAACGCCGCGCTCCCATCCGGATGGCGCCCCTGGCAGCGCACGCTCACCGAGCCCGGCGACGACGATGTCGTAACGCGCCTCGAAGGGACTCCGCAGACGGTCAACGGGCTGAGCGGCCGCCGCTGTCTCGCCTCGGGCGCCGAGCTGTACTGCGGCGGTTCCGGGGTCGCGCTCACCCGGCTGGACGCCCGGGGGCGCGTGATCTGGCACCGGCCGACGAAGCCGGACGCGCTGATCGGTGTGGTCGACGGCCTCGTCCTGGGCACCGTCGGGCTCTCGGACGGAACGGCCCGGCTGGAGGGCTACCGCACCGGCGACGGTGAGCGGGTCTGGAAGACCGATATCGGCGGCGCGGACCAGGGCGCGGTGTTCCGGCGGGGCCGCCACCCCGCCGTGCTCACCCAGAGCTGGGACGAGGAGACCTTCCAGGCCGTGGACGCGCGCACCGGCGCCACGCTCTGGTCGCGCCGGGTCGGCCGCGGGCTGACCTGCTCCCCCGATGTGGTGGCCGGACGCCCCCTCGCCGACTGCAGACCGATGGAGGACCGCGCCGACGCGGACACTCCGAGCCGGCTCTACGCCCTCTCCCCCACCACGGGGGCGCCCCGGCAGATCGGCACGCCGGATGCGGGCGTATCCCTGGCCGAGCGCTCGGGCCACCTCCTCTATCTGGAGCAGGGCGACCACGACCGCTTCGACTACACCGATCTGCTGTTCCTCTCCCCGGACGGCGGACCGGCGCGCCGGGTGAAGCTGCCCCACGGGCTCTCCGCCCAGCAGACCAGGCCCACCCTGGTGGGCGACACGCTCTACTTCGTCCGGCAGAACGGCGAGGTCACCGCCGTCACCACGGCCGGGAAGCGGCTGTGGAGCGAGCCGACGGAGGTGGAGTGGCTGGGCTCACCGGTGGTGTCCGGGCGCCGGAACGCCCTGTATCTGGCCACCGCCGCGGGCCGGGTGGTCGCGCTGGACCGCGGAGACGGCCGGGTGCTGTGGCGGGGCAAGGCGCGTACGGACCCCGGTGGCGTCCCCGCCGAGCTGACGCTCAGCGGTGACGCCCTCACCACGGTCTATGGATACGACACCGTGGAGGCGGCCGGGACCGACGTCAGCCGCGTCAGCCGAGGCGGCTGA
- the ilvD gene encoding dihydroxy-acid dehydratase, protein MPELRSRTVTHGRNMAGARALMQASGVAREDFGKPIIAVANSFTEFVPGHTHLQPVGRIVSEAIHAAGGIPREFNTIAVDDGIAMGHGGMLYSLPSRDLIADSVEYMVEAHCADALICISNCDKITPGMLMAAMRLNIPTVFVSGGPMEAGRATLVDGTVRKLDLINAISDAVNENVSDEDILRIENNACPTCGSCSGMFTANSMNCLTEAIGLSLPGNGSVLATHTARRALYETAGRTVVDITKRHYEQDDETVLPRSIGTRAAFDNAMALDIAMGGSTNTILHLLAAAQEAGLDYDLDDINEVSRRVPCLAKVAPNVAPGGTYYMEDVHRAGGIPAILGELFRAGLLNEDVHSVHSSSLADWLKTWDVRGGSPSAEAVELWHAAPGCKRSATAFSQSERWDTLDTDAAGGCIRDLEHAYSKDGGLAVLKGNLAVDGCVVKTAGVDESIWTFEGPAVVCESQEEAVERILGKQVKEGDVVVIRYEGPKGGPGMQEMLYPTSFLKGRGLGKACALVTDGRFSGGTSGLSIGHASPEAASGGTIALVRDGDRIRIDIPGRTIELLVSEEELAARREALGGVYAPKNRERKVSTALRAYAAMATSADKGAVRDVSRLG, encoded by the coding sequence GTGCCCGAGCTGAGGTCTCGCACCGTCACCCATGGCCGCAACATGGCGGGCGCCCGCGCCCTTATGCAGGCGTCCGGCGTAGCGCGCGAGGACTTCGGCAAGCCGATCATCGCCGTGGCCAACAGCTTCACCGAGTTCGTGCCCGGACACACCCACCTCCAGCCGGTCGGCCGGATCGTCAGCGAGGCGATCCACGCGGCGGGTGGCATTCCGCGCGAGTTCAACACGATCGCGGTGGACGACGGCATCGCCATGGGCCACGGCGGGATGCTCTACAGCCTCCCCTCCCGCGACCTGATCGCCGACTCCGTGGAGTACATGGTCGAGGCGCACTGCGCCGACGCGCTGATCTGCATCTCCAACTGCGACAAGATCACGCCCGGGATGCTGATGGCCGCCATGCGGCTCAACATCCCGACCGTCTTCGTCTCCGGCGGCCCCATGGAGGCGGGCCGGGCCACGCTCGTCGACGGCACCGTCCGCAAGCTGGACCTGATCAACGCGATCTCGGACGCGGTCAACGAGAACGTCTCGGACGAGGACATCCTCCGCATCGAGAACAACGCCTGCCCGACCTGCGGCTCCTGTTCCGGCATGTTCACCGCCAACTCGATGAACTGCCTGACCGAGGCGATCGGCCTCTCCCTGCCGGGCAACGGCTCGGTGCTGGCCACCCACACCGCCCGCCGGGCGCTCTACGAGACCGCCGGCCGTACGGTCGTGGACATCACCAAGCGCCACTACGAGCAGGACGACGAGACCGTGCTGCCGCGCTCCATCGGCACCCGCGCCGCCTTCGACAACGCCATGGCGCTCGACATCGCCATGGGCGGCTCGACCAACACGATCCTGCATCTGCTGGCCGCCGCCCAGGAGGCAGGTCTCGACTACGACCTCGACGACATCAACGAGGTCTCGCGCCGGGTGCCCTGCCTGGCCAAGGTCGCCCCGAACGTGGCCCCCGGCGGCACGTACTACATGGAGGACGTGCACCGCGCGGGCGGCATCCCGGCGATCCTCGGCGAGCTGTTCCGCGCCGGGCTGCTGAACGAGGACGTCCACTCCGTGCACAGCTCCTCGCTCGCCGACTGGCTCAAGACCTGGGACGTGCGCGGCGGTTCGCCGTCCGCCGAGGCCGTCGAGCTGTGGCACGCGGCCCCCGGCTGCAAGCGCTCAGCCACCGCCTTCTCGCAGTCCGAGCGCTGGGACACGCTGGACACGGACGCCGCCGGCGGCTGCATCCGTGACCTGGAGCACGCCTACTCCAAGGACGGCGGGCTGGCCGTCCTCAAGGGCAATCTGGCCGTCGACGGCTGTGTGGTGAAGACCGCGGGCGTGGACGAGTCGATCTGGACCTTCGAGGGCCCCGCCGTGGTCTGCGAATCCCAGGAGGAGGCCGTCGAGCGGATCCTGGGCAAGCAGGTCAAGGAGGGCGACGTGGTCGTCATCCGCTACGAGGGCCCCAAGGGCGGCCCCGGTATGCAGGAGATGCTCTACCCCACCTCCTTCCTCAAGGGCCGGGGCCTGGGCAAGGCCTGCGCGCTGGTCACCGACGGCCGCTTCTCCGGCGGCACCTCGGGCCTGTCCATCGGCCACGCCTCGCCCGAGGCGGCGTCCGGCGGCACCATCGCCCTGGTCCGGGACGGCGACCGGATCCGCATCGACATCCCCGGCCGCACCATCGAACTCCTGGTGAGCGAGGAGGAGTTGGCGGCCCGCCGCGAGGCGCTCGGCGGCGTCTACGCCCCGAAGAACCGCGAGCGCAAGGTGTCCACCGCCCTGCGCGCCTACGCGGCGATGGCCACCAGCGCCGACAAGGGCGCGGTCCGCGACGTCAGCCGCCTCGGCTGA
- a CDS encoding TetR family transcriptional regulator — protein MTPASSGPATGPRKRGRPARTSVPDGPGARDRILTAARNEFAERGYDKTSIRGIAKAAEVDPALVHHYFGTKEQVFEAAIELIFAPAMAAPDAVHGSREGAGERMARFMFGIWENPVSRLPLLAVMRSALTNETAAVVLRGMIERRVLLRMAGELDVPNPEFRAQLAAGHLIGIAMLRYVIQMEPMASAEVDDIVAMVGPTLQRYLTES, from the coding sequence GTGACCCCCGCCTCATCCGGGCCCGCCACGGGCCCGCGCAAGCGTGGCCGCCCGGCCCGTACGAGCGTCCCCGACGGCCCCGGCGCCCGCGATCGGATCCTGACCGCGGCGCGCAACGAGTTCGCCGAGCGCGGCTACGACAAGACCTCGATCCGCGGCATCGCCAAGGCCGCGGAGGTGGACCCGGCGCTGGTCCACCACTACTTCGGCACCAAGGAGCAGGTCTTCGAGGCGGCCATCGAGCTGATCTTCGCGCCCGCCATGGCCGCCCCGGACGCGGTGCACGGCAGCCGGGAGGGCGCGGGCGAGCGGATGGCCCGCTTCATGTTCGGCATCTGGGAGAACCCCGTCAGCCGGCTGCCGCTGCTCGCCGTGATGCGCTCGGCGCTGACCAACGAGACCGCGGCCGTGGTGCTGCGCGGCATGATCGAGCGCCGGGTGCTGCTGCGGATGGCGGGTGAGCTGGACGTCCCGAACCCCGAGTTCCGGGCCCAGCTCGCGGCCGGCCACCTCATCGGGATCGCGATGCTGCGGTACGTGATCCAGATGGAGCCGATGGCCTCGGCGGAGGTCGATGACATCGTGGCCATGGTGGGGCCCACCCTGCAGCGCTATCTGACCGAGAGCTGA
- a CDS encoding sugar phosphate isomerase/epimerase family protein encodes MTEPVVRIPDAKVALSTASVYPESTATAFEIAARLGYDGVEVMVWTDPVSQDIEALRRLSDYHQVPILAVHAPCLLITQRVWSTDPWVKLQRARAAAEKLDASTVVVHPPFRWQRSYAREFVSGIWRMADETDVRFAVENMYPWRYRDREMLAYAPDWDVTQDDYRHFTIDLSHTATARTDAMEMVDRMGDRLAHLHLADGQGSNKDEHLVPGRGTQPCAELLERLAATGFDGNVVVEVNTRRAMSTAEREADLAEALAFTRLHLASPTSANPPSRAVPGS; translated from the coding sequence GTGACAGAGCCAGTGGTGCGCATCCCGGATGCGAAGGTCGCGCTGTCCACAGCCTCGGTCTATCCGGAGTCGACGGCGACGGCCTTCGAGATCGCGGCACGCCTGGGCTACGACGGCGTCGAGGTCATGGTGTGGACCGATCCGGTCAGCCAGGACATCGAGGCGCTGCGTCGGCTCTCGGACTACCACCAGGTGCCGATCCTCGCCGTGCACGCTCCCTGTCTGCTGATCACCCAGCGGGTCTGGTCGACCGACCCGTGGGTCAAGCTGCAGCGGGCGAGAGCGGCGGCCGAGAAGCTCGACGCGTCCACCGTCGTGGTCCACCCGCCGTTTCGATGGCAGCGGTCCTACGCCCGCGAGTTCGTCAGCGGAATCTGGCGGATGGCCGATGAGACCGATGTGCGGTTCGCGGTCGAGAACATGTACCCGTGGCGCTATCGCGATCGCGAGATGCTGGCGTACGCCCCGGACTGGGACGTCACCCAGGACGACTACCGCCACTTCACGATCGACCTGTCGCACACCGCCACCGCCCGTACGGACGCGATGGAGATGGTGGACCGCATGGGCGACCGGCTGGCCCATCTCCACCTCGCCGACGGCCAGGGCTCCAACAAGGACGAGCACCTGGTGCCCGGGCGCGGCACCCAGCCCTGCGCCGAGCTGCTGGAACGGCTCGCGGCCACCGGTTTCGACGGCAATGTGGTCGTCGAGGTCAACACCCGGCGGGCCATGTCCACCGCCGAGCGCGAGGCCGACCTGGCGGAGGCCCTGGCCTTCACCCGGCTGCATCTCGCCTCGCCGACCTCGGCCAATCCGCCCAGCAGGGCGGTGCCCGGGTCGTGA
- a CDS encoding Ppx/GppA phosphatase family protein has translation MRLGVLDVGSNTVHLLVMDAHPGARPLPAHSHKAELRLAELLDGAGAIGPEGVDRLITVVKEALEAAEDKGVEDVLPFATSAVREASNADEVLARVTEATGVRLQVLSGADEARLTFLAARRWFGWSAGKLLVLDIGGGSLEIAYGMDEEPDAAVSLPLGAGRLTGSWLLGDPPDPAEVRALRRHVRAEIARSVGDFSRHGTPDHVVATSKTFKQLARITGAARSAEGPYVERRLTRRALVEWVPKLAAMTTEERAALPGVSEGRAGQLPAGALVAEAALDLFGVEQLEICPWALREGVILRRLDHLPM, from the coding sequence ATGAGACTCGGTGTCCTCGACGTGGGTTCGAATACGGTTCATCTGCTTGTGATGGACGCCCACCCCGGCGCGCGCCCGCTGCCCGCGCACTCGCACAAGGCCGAGCTGCGGCTGGCCGAACTCCTCGACGGCGCCGGGGCCATCGGCCCCGAAGGCGTCGACCGCCTGATCACGGTGGTCAAGGAGGCGCTGGAGGCGGCCGAGGACAAGGGCGTCGAGGACGTCCTGCCGTTCGCGACCTCCGCCGTCCGCGAGGCGTCCAACGCCGATGAGGTCCTGGCCCGGGTCACCGAGGCGACCGGTGTGCGGCTCCAGGTGCTCAGCGGCGCGGACGAGGCGCGGCTCACCTTTCTGGCCGCCCGCCGCTGGTTCGGCTGGTCCGCGGGGAAGCTGCTGGTCCTGGACATCGGCGGCGGCTCGCTGGAGATCGCGTACGGCATGGACGAGGAGCCCGACGCGGCGGTCTCGCTGCCGCTGGGGGCCGGCCGGCTGACCGGTTCCTGGCTGCTCGGCGACCCGCCCGACCCGGCGGAGGTACGGGCCCTGCGGCGCCATGTGCGGGCCGAGATCGCCCGGAGCGTCGGCGATTTCAGCCGTCATGGGACGCCGGACCATGTGGTGGCCACCTCCAAGACCTTCAAGCAACTGGCCAGGATCACCGGCGCCGCGCGCTCCGCCGAGGGGCCGTACGTGGAGCGCCGGCTCACCCGCCGGGCGCTGGTGGAGTGGGTGCCGAAACTGGCCGCCATGACCACCGAGGAACGGGCCGCGCTGCCCGGCGTCTCCGAGGGCCGGGCCGGACAGCTCCCGGCCGGGGCGCTGGTGGCGGAGGCCGCGCTGGATCTGTTCGGCGTGGAACAGCTGGAGATCTGCCCGTGGGCGCTGCGCGAGGGCGTCATCCTGCGCCGCCTGGACCACTTGCCCATGTGA
- a CDS encoding BACON domain-containing protein, translating to MSSRSEHSTQTTGAQRVRRRAPRSTTTRPQRPPERYEPYLDGLFTYCLSALCEHDAAAVAVGDVLAVAERRPGRGRGRVTAEGELSRPWLYAVARWACLRKLAERRGRTGTDTPGDGAGAELPEPIAAQRRRELAALAWPEAAGTTAEQREALELAVRHRLGASEVAAVLGKDQEETRALLSSAACEVERTRAALAVVELGHCPVVARLAGDTQVLLSAALRRELVRHVDDCRECRRMAERATADGPWPGTAAAPAALPVVEAPRAAVHAALLSALSGRPARAGAGPRFDRRGFPLEPQDRAARRSRMRSRALTTTVVATVVAAPVLALWAAYRGAPLAGDERDTDSVAAAEVDGTDQAPAGQDRPARGSYERGGSAQDRSGTQIGSGPRSAKAGRGASDVSVEVIGVDGAVASPGHKGKGGEASRPDGSPAGGGRPGDGSGPSRPAPGPGRLTVTAHPEGEVTVITLTASGGSPVHWSASAGASWLQLNHTGGVLRPGDSTTITVSVDHGREPAGHWSARVSVDPAGAVVLIEGRGATPEPTPTPTGPSDNPTPTPTDPSPTPSGSAAAGR from the coding sequence ATGAGCAGCAGGTCCGAGCACTCGACACAGACCACCGGCGCACAGCGGGTGCGGCGCCGTGCGCCCCGCTCCACCACCACCCGCCCCCAGCGCCCGCCCGAACGCTACGAGCCGTATCTCGACGGCCTGTTCACCTACTGCCTGTCGGCGCTGTGCGAGCACGACGCGGCCGCCGTCGCGGTGGGCGATGTGCTGGCGGTGGCCGAGCGCCGCCCCGGCCGGGGGCGGGGCCGGGTCACCGCGGAGGGCGAGCTGTCCCGCCCCTGGCTCTACGCCGTCGCCCGCTGGGCCTGTCTGCGCAAGCTGGCCGAGCGCCGCGGCCGTACGGGGACGGACACCCCGGGCGACGGCGCCGGGGCGGAGCTGCCCGAGCCCATCGCCGCCCAGCGCCGTCGCGAACTCGCCGCGCTGGCCTGGCCGGAGGCCGCCGGGACCACCGCCGAGCAGCGCGAGGCGCTCGAGCTCGCGGTGCGCCATCGGCTGGGCGCCTCCGAGGTGGCCGCCGTGCTCGGCAAGGACCAGGAGGAGACCCGCGCCCTGCTCTCCAGCGCCGCCTGCGAGGTGGAGCGCACGCGTGCCGCGCTCGCCGTCGTCGAGCTGGGCCACTGCCCGGTCGTCGCGCGGCTCGCGGGCGACACCCAGGTGCTGCTCTCCGCCGCTCTCCGCCGCGAGCTGGTCCGCCATGTGGACGACTGCCGCGAATGCCGCCGGATGGCCGAGCGGGCCACGGCCGACGGACCCTGGCCCGGTACGGCGGCCGCGCCCGCCGCGCTGCCGGTGGTGGAGGCCCCCCGCGCCGCCGTGCACGCCGCGCTGCTGAGCGCGCTGAGCGGCCGCCCCGCCCGCGCGGGCGCCGGCCCGCGGTTCGACCGGCGCGGCTTCCCGCTGGAGCCCCAGGACCGGGCCGCCCGCCGCAGCCGGATGCGCAGCCGCGCGCTGACGACGACGGTGGTGGCGACGGTCGTCGCGGCCCCGGTGCTCGCCCTGTGGGCCGCCTACCGGGGCGCCCCGCTCGCCGGTGACGAGCGCGACACGGACTCGGTGGCCGCCGCCGAGGTGGACGGCACGGACCAGGCCCCGGCCGGTCAGGACCGGCCCGCCCGAGGCTCGTACGAGCGCGGCGGCAGCGCGCAGGACCGTTCCGGCACCCAGATCGGCTCCGGCCCGCGGAGCGCCAAGGCGGGCCGCGGGGCGTCGGATGTGTCGGTCGAGGTCATCGGCGTCGACGGCGCGGTGGCGAGTCCGGGGCACAAGGGCAAGGGCGGCGAAGCGTCCCGCCCGGACGGCTCCCCGGCCGGCGGCGGCCGCCCCGGCGACGGCTCAGGACCGTCCCGGCCCGCCCCCGGCCCGGGGCGGCTCACGGTCACGGCGCACCCCGAGGGCGAGGTGACGGTCATCACCCTCACCGCCTCCGGCGGCTCACCGGTGCACTGGTCGGCCTCCGCCGGGGCGTCCTGGCTCCAGCTGAACCACACGGGCGGGGTGCTGCGGCCCGGCGACTCCACGACCATCACGGTCTCGGTGGACCATGGCCGGGAGCCGGCCGGTCACTGGAGCGCGCGGGTCTCGGTGGACCCGGCGGGCGCGGTGGTGCTGATCGAGGGCCGCGGCGCCACCCCCGAGCCCACCCCCACCCCCACGGGTCCCTCCGACAACCCGACCCCAACTCCGACCGACCCGTCCCCCACCCCCTCGGGTTCGGCCGCCGCGGGGCGTTGA
- the radA gene encoding DNA repair protein RadA: MAARSSSRSSAKDRPSYRCTECGWTTAKWLGRCPECQAWGTVEEYGAPAVRTTAPGRVTSAALPIGQVDGRQATARGTGVDELDRVLGGGLVPGAVVLLAGEPGVGKSTLLLDVAAKAASEEHRTLYITGEESASQVRLRADRIGALSEHLYLAAETDLSAVLGHLDSVKPSLLVLDSVQTVASPEIDGAPGGMAQVREVAGALIRASKERGMSTLLVGHVTKDGAIAGPRLLEHLVDVVLQFEGDRHARLRLVRGVKNRYGATDEVGCFELHDEGITGLADPSGLFLTRRDEPVPGTCLTVTLEGRRPLVAEVQALTVDSQIPSPRRTTSGLETSRVSMMLAVLEQRGRISALGKRDIYSATVGGVKLSEPAADLAVALALASAASDTPLPKNLVAIGEVGLAGEVRRVTGVQRRLSEAARLGFTHALVPSDPGRIPDGMRVLEVADIGDALRVLPRRRERGEKARADAAEDRG; this comes from the coding sequence ATGGCTGCCCGTAGCTCCTCCCGCTCATCCGCCAAGGACCGCCCCTCCTACCGCTGTACGGAGTGCGGCTGGACCACCGCCAAGTGGCTCGGCCGCTGCCCGGAGTGCCAGGCGTGGGGCACGGTCGAGGAGTACGGCGCGCCCGCGGTGCGCACCACCGCGCCCGGCCGGGTCACCTCGGCCGCCCTGCCCATCGGCCAGGTCGACGGCCGTCAGGCCACCGCGCGCGGCACGGGCGTGGACGAGCTGGACCGGGTGCTCGGCGGCGGCCTGGTTCCCGGCGCGGTCGTGCTGCTCGCCGGGGAGCCCGGGGTCGGCAAGTCCACGCTGCTGCTGGACGTGGCAGCCAAGGCCGCCTCCGAGGAGCACCGCACGCTCTACATCACCGGTGAGGAGTCGGCGAGTCAGGTGCGGCTGCGCGCCGACCGCATCGGCGCGCTGAGCGAGCATCTCTATCTCGCCGCCGAGACCGACCTCTCCGCGGTCCTGGGCCATCTCGACTCGGTCAAGCCCTCGCTGCTCGTCCTGGACTCGGTGCAGACCGTCGCCTCGCCCGAGATCGACGGCGCGCCCGGCGGGATGGCGCAGGTGCGCGAGGTGGCCGGGGCACTCATCCGCGCGTCCAAGGAGCGCGGTATGTCCACGCTGCTGGTGGGCCATGTCACCAAGGACGGCGCCATCGCGGGACCCCGGCTGCTGGAGCATCTGGTCGATGTCGTCCTGCAGTTCGAGGGCGACCGCCACGCCCGGCTGCGCCTGGTCCGCGGGGTGAAGAACCGCTACGGGGCGACGGACGAGGTCGGCTGCTTCGAGCTGCACGACGAGGGCATCACCGGGCTGGCCGACCCCTCCGGGCTGTTCCTCACCCGCCGCGACGAGCCGGTGCCCGGCACCTGTCTGACGGTCACCCTGGAGGGCCGCCGACCGCTGGTGGCCGAGGTGCAGGCGCTCACCGTCGACTCCCAGATCCCCTCCCCGCGCCGCACCACCTCCGGTCTGGAGACCTCCCGGGTCTCGATGATGCTGGCCGTCCTGGAGCAGCGCGGCCGGATCAGCGCGCTGGGCAAGCGGGATATCTACAGCGCCACGGTGGGCGGGGTGAAGCTGTCGGAGCCGGCCGCCGACCTCGCCGTGGCGCTCGCGCTGGCCAGCGCCGCCAGTGACACCCCGCTGCCCAAGAACCTGGTGGCGATCGGCGAGGTGGGGCTCGCGGGCGAGGTCCGGCGGGTCACCGGAGTGCAGCGGCGGCTGTCGGAGGCGGCCCGGCTCGGCTTCACCCACGCCCTGGTGCCGAGCGACCCGGGCCGGATCCCGGACGGAATGCGGGTGCTGGAGGTGGCGGACATCGGGGACGCGCTGCGGGTGCTGCCGCGGCGCCGCGAGCGCGGCGAAAAGGCGCGGGCGGACGCGGCGGAGGACCGCGGCTGA
- the disA gene encoding DNA integrity scanning diadenylate cyclase DisA, translating into MRASLSAVAPGTALRDGLERVLRGNTGGLIVLGTDKTVESLCTGGFVIDVEFTATRLRELCKLDGALVLDKDITKIVRAGVQLVPDAAIATEETGTRHRTAQRVSIQTGFPVVSVSQSMRLIALYVDGQRRVLEDSAAILSRANQALATLERYKLRLDEVAGTLSALEIEDLVTVRDVSAVAQRLEMVRRIATEIAEYVVELGTDGRLLSLQLDELIAGVEPERELVVRDYVPEPTAKRTRTVADALAELDRLTHTELLELPIVARALGYTGSPETLDSAVSPRGFRLLAKVPRLPGAIIERLVEHFGGLQKLLAASVDDLQMVDGVGEARARSVREGLSRLAESSILERYV; encoded by the coding sequence ATGCGTGCCTCCCTGAGCGCGGTCGCGCCCGGCACGGCCTTGCGCGACGGCCTCGAGCGCGTCCTCCGGGGAAACACCGGCGGGCTGATCGTGCTCGGCACCGACAAGACCGTCGAGTCGCTGTGCACCGGCGGCTTCGTGATCGACGTCGAGTTCACCGCGACCCGGCTGCGCGAGTTGTGCAAGCTGGACGGCGCGCTGGTCCTCGACAAGGACATCACCAAGATCGTGCGGGCGGGGGTGCAGCTGGTTCCGGACGCGGCGATCGCCACCGAGGAGACCGGCACCCGGCACCGCACCGCGCAGCGCGTCTCCATCCAGACCGGGTTCCCGGTGGTCTCCGTCAGCCAGTCGATGCGGCTGATCGCGCTGTATGTGGACGGCCAGCGGCGGGTCCTGGAGGACTCGGCGGCGATCCTCTCCCGCGCCAACCAGGCGCTGGCCACCCTGGAGCGGTACAAGCTCCGCCTCGACGAGGTCGCGGGCACGCTCTCGGCCCTGGAGATCGAGGACCTGGTCACCGTCCGGGATGTGAGCGCGGTCGCACAACGGCTGGAGATGGTCCGGCGCATCGCCACCGAGATCGCGGAGTACGTGGTCGAGCTGGGCACCGACGGCCGGCTGCTCTCCCTCCAGCTGGACGAGCTGATCGCGGGCGTGGAGCCCGAGCGCGAGCTGGTGGTGCGCGACTACGTCCCCGAGCCGACCGCCAAGCGCACCCGTACCGTGGCCGACGCGCTCGCCGAACTCGACCGGCTGACCCACACCGAGCTGCTCGAACTGCCCATCGTGGCCCGGGCGCTGGGGTACACCGGCTCGCCCGAGACCCTCGACTCGGCGGTCTCGCCGCGCGGTTTCCGGCTGCTGGCGAAGGTGCCGCGGCTTCCGGGCGCCATCATCGAGCGGCTGGTGGAGCATTTCGGGGGCCTGCAGAAGCTGTTGGCGGCGAGCGTGGACGATCTGCAGATGGTGGACGGGGTGGGGGAGGCTCGGGCGCGCTCGGTCCGCGAGGGGCTGTCGCGGCTGGCCGAGTCGTCCATCCTGGAGCGGTACGTCTAG